The sequence below is a genomic window from Thioclava nitratireducens.
GTCGCCGCCGCAGGTTTCGTCGTGCCCTTCATGGCGGTCTACACGCCCGCGCTGATGCTGCAGGATGGTGGGCCACTCGCCGCCGCGATCGGCTATTGGCCAGCGGTCGCCTACATCGTGATCAAGGCGCTGCTGGCGCTGTCGCTCTGGGGTGTTGCGGTGATCGGCTGGCTGGGCCGCCCGCTGGCGATCTGGGAGCGCGCGCTGGCTATGGTCGCGGGCTTCACCCTGATCGCGGCGTTGCCGCTGACCGACGAGATCGGCTTCGCGCTCGTCGCCGCGTTCGGCGCGGCGCTCTGGCTGGGCCGCAAGCGGGCGATGGCATGAGCGCCTCATGCCTGATGGTCGGCGCCGCGATGGTGGCGCTGGCGAGCGATGGTCAGTTCTCGCTCCAATGGATGCATTCGGTCGAGCATGAGGGCTGGCGCGAACATTGGCAGGTGACCGACCATGACACGCTGCGCCTCGTCGGCGCGGCGGTGAAAGGCTCGGGTGCTGGGATGGAGCCCGGCCCGGGCGGTCATTTCGAGGATGGCTGGTGGGTTTGGACGACCGATGGTCCGGATGTGCCCACGCTGACCCTCGCGGCTTCCGGTGCCACGATCTCGGGGTGGACGCTCTGCTCGAAGAAATGCGAAACCATAGGTGCCGATCGCGAGGCCCCGATCCACATCGCACCCTGCGACTGACCGGAACTCCGAGTAGCGACCGGTCGGCCTCGACCGCGCCCTTTTTTCGTGAGTTGGCGTGAATCGTATTGTGAACGTCGTCAGAAATCGGATACGAATGATTCATATATAGATGATTGTATTCATTCATAGATTTCATGACCTATCCGTTTCAAAACGGCGCAGGGGTTAGCCAGTGCGCTGCGCTGGAGGCCGCCTGCGATATTTTTTCATCCGGGATAGTCGCCGGGCCGAATGCGCCGATGCAAACCTTCCTCAAACGAGACCTCGGCATCACCGCACGTGAACCTCTGAGCCTGTCAATGGTCCCGGGCGGACGCCTCTTGCGCGCGCCGGTCCTCTCGGCCACCGCCCGTTGGGCGGCGCAAGCCACCGTGCTCCGGCCTCGCTTCAAGCGCCTGCCGAACCTGAGGCAACTCCGCGGAGATCAAAGTCCGGAAAAGGCATCCGTGTGAATCCGCCTGCGACGGACGCCGCAATTTCGAAGTGTCTTTCGGAAGCCGGCGACCATCGCGCTCGCTCCGGACACGTAGACACGCCGTTCGTCCAGATCGGGAACGCATTCGCGTAGTTTCGTCTCGTCCATTCGGCCCTCGACCACCGTGCCGGGGAGGGTCGAGGCGTCGCCGGGGGCTCCGGAAACCGCGTAGACAACTTTCATTCCGAGTTCGCTTCGCGCGCGCGTCAGCAGCTCTCGATATGCGACCTCGTCAGCCGACCTGTTCGCGTAGACCAGCACGATATCGCGTTTCTCGCCGCGTTCGAGGAGATCGGCGATCATGCTCCGGAACGGGGTGATTCCGATCCCTCCCGCGATGAAGAGGAGCTTTTTCTCACGTTGTCGGGGCAGGACGAAGGTGCCGGCGATCTGGGAGCCATAGATCGGGTCGCCTTCCTGCATCTCCAGGAGCCCACGCTTGAACTCGCTGCCGTCGGGGGTGAACTTGACGCCGACCCGCACCGAAGTCGCCCCGGGGGCTGAAGCGATGGTGAAGGTTCTGCGATTGCCGCGCGTGTCGGATTTCGGCAGTCCCAGCGTCCAGTCGAGATACTGTCCCGCGCGGAATTTCAGGGCGCGGTCCGACTGAAAAACGAACTCGTAGCAGTTCGCTGCGATCTCCTCGACACCGATCAGCTTCATCTTGAAGCGTCCCTTCGGACTCGCGGCCCAGGCGTAGATATTGGCCACGAGGAAGGCCATTTCAGGAGAGAAATATAGCGTCCCGATATGGATGTTCGAGCAGGACAACACACCGACGATGGCTGCATAGACATGCCGTGACCAACGGCCATGGGCGGCTGTCAGGGGCTCGGTGAGCATCGCGAAGCCGGCGAAGAACAGCGGCGAGTAGAGGAGCGTTTGTTGCAGCGCCATGCCCATCATGCCCGGGGGCGTCGTCGCGATGACCGCCGCGAGGTTCGACAGGATGTAGACCGCGATCATGCCGAGGCGCTCTATCTTGTAGCCGACGAGCAGCCCGCCGAGGATCACCAGAGGCAACAGCTGCTGCGTGCCGCCGACCCACCACAAGGCCGGGGTGTTGAACCCGATCCCCGCGACGACGGCACCGAGCGCCACCGGGTTGAAGATGTGTTTGTGCCCGATCGTCAGGATGAATTTCGAGGCGATGGCTGCGAGCGACGCGAGCACGATCGCGGCGAGCGTCGTCGGGTCGGCAATATCCGCTGGCGGCATGATGAGCGCGAGGATCAGGGCCGTAATATGCACGGATTCCGAATTCGTCGGCAGCTTGAGCACAATGCTGAAAAGCCGGTTCGTGACCCATGCGCTCGCGACCGCAAGCACGAGCGACAAAAGCAGACCGGCAGGGTCGAGGAATGTCGCTCCAGTCATCCCCGCGGCAAGTCCGCCGACGAACAGGAGCCCGAGATAATAGACCATCAACCGATACATGGTGACGCCATTCAACGCACGTCTGATCAGCCTCATCATGAGAAGACAAACTCCTTGAAACCGGTCGTTTGCACGGCCGTGCCATCGCGGTGGATCTGGTAGGCTTCGACGCCCTCGAGGTCTTCGATGTAGTAAATGCCCGCGTCACCCATCGCGAAGGCCGCCGTGGCATGCAGGTCCGCGACGAGGACGTCCCTTCCGATTACGGTGATGCTGACGGGGCCTTCGATCCGGCGGGCGCGATCATGCGGGTCATAGATGTGATCGCCACGGATGTAGTTTCCCGAGGTCGCAACGCCTTGTCCCCTCGGCTTGACGGCTTTGACGATCTCCTGCGGCGCGAAAGGATTGCGGATACCGATCGACCATTCCTGTCGCGACGCATCGCGTCCGCCGACTTGTATATCGCCACCGGCGTCGATGCAGAAATCCGCGAACCCCTCTCGCTCGATCAATTGGGCCGCGCCGAGGATCGCCCATCCTTTCACGACACCCGAGGGATCGATGGTCCCGTCGTTGCGCCTTATGTCGAAATACCCGTCCGTGAACTCTCGCATGCGATGCGCAATTTCCAGCACGTCGCGCATTTGGGAACTGAGTGCGGACTCCCCGACCTCGCCCGCATTGAAGCGCGACACTTCGCTGTCCGGCCGGAACGGACTGAAGCGTATATCGACGTCGGTGAAGAAATCGAACACGCGCTCGTGAATGCCTGTGTGCCCTGAATTCGGGATGTCGAGCGTGATCGGCATTCCCATGATGAGCCGCGTCTCGACTGTCATGGCCGGGCTATTTCAGGGATTTCCGCAGCGCATCATGGACCGAGTTCAGAAAAGCCTGGCTCGTGAGCGTAGCGCCGGAGATGTAGGAGACGTTGGTATTCTGCGCCATGACGATCTCGCGTTCGAGCATCGGCAGGGCCTTGCTGTTGATATATCGGCTGGTCCTGCGATCCGTCGGTGCCCTCAGGATGTCGATGGAGGAAATTTTTCCGTTTTTCACATGGGCTTGGGCCTGCACATAGCCATAGTATTGACGGACGGGCGAACCAGTCCATGTGCCATCCTGATACTGCGCTCCGTCAGGCAGCGCCTGAGGCTGCGAGAAGCTCGAGAAAAAACCTGCCGATGCCGCGGTCGAACTTAGCAGCACCGCGAGAATACTGGCTGAAAGAGCATTTGGTAACTTCCAACGCGTCATTTTGGACCTCCTGACGTACCTTTCGTTTCCGGCCCGGTGAATTCGATCTGACGGTCGCTCAAGTGACCCGTGGCCTGTAGTAAAGATACGTGCTCGACCCCGATATTGAAGTCGCGCCCGTTCCCCTTTGCGTGAGGCGAACGTGCGTGAAAATGTGATGTGACATACCGACGGGCGCTGAGACGCGGCGCCTTCGATCAGGTGGTGGAAGACAGAAGGACCCTCTCGAAAACCCTCGCCCTAATGTGGGTCAGGATCGCGATGTAGCGCTCGGGACGCTAACGGAATTCGATTTTCGAAGGGGAAGTGGTGCTGCTGGAGAGACTTGAACTCGGGTGCGTTTCTCATAAAGCACTTGTTTTGTTGACTATTTCTAAGTGTGCGTCAAGCCCAGTGTAGCACTCCAGTGTGGTTAACTAACTACGTAATTTTCGTGCTAGCGTAAAGGTTCAGACGTAGGGCATTCAGGATAGCGCGCTGAACGGTGCGATCCATAAATGTCGAGAGGAGTGGCTCCAGCAGTAGAGCTTTGGAATCTAGAAAATCGGCTGGAGCACGATTAATTGCTAACGTTGTTCATGGTAGCGCAGCATCGCATTCGATCAGGAACTTGATGTTGATCGCGGTCATGTACAAAGCAAAGGACGTGAGGTGTTCGTCTGGGTTTTGAACACTTACCCCTTGCCCGTGCCCCGACGTTTTGTTTCGAACAGTCGGTACCCCGGACTCTAGCAGACTCTTCAAGCTGGTGAACTGTGTTTGCAAATAAGTCGGTACTAGACCATGATTGAAGCACGCTTGAAGTAGTTTGGAAGCCGTGTCATTCGGGCCAAATTGCCATTTTCTCTTCGTCAAAATAGATTTCATCGTGCTCTCGAAAGACTTCAGAGCATCTGCAATTGCTTCCTTATGCTTTCCGTCCTTGAAGTGAGAAAATGCGGAAAAAAACTCGCTTTCAGCCCCTGCAAAAAAAGGATCGGAGCTGAGTAGGTGTATCACAGGCTTAACAACGCTGCCGTGTACAAGCTTCGAGTCGATCCGAACAATTTCTTTGTCGTACTCATAGCCAAGACCCGCTTCTCGAAGCCTGTGGTTCACTTCAGCGATCAAGTCTTCTTTGACCGCTGAGTTCACGCTTTTGTCGTTTGAGACAATCCGACAGAATAGCTCCACACAATCGAGAAACTCGTCTGTGTCGCATTCGCTAATAAACTGAACAAGCTCAAGAAGATATTCGCCATCGTAAACCCGAGGGGTCAACTTTCTCAAGCCGTATTCGCGCCGCAGTGCTTTAACCAGATTTGCAAGAAGGTCTGGGTCAATCGCGAAGGTGTCGGTGCGCGATCTGTAAGGATCGTAATTTTCAGCCGCTTCCTCAAACATTTGTAGAATTTGCGTGCGCAATGTATCTGAGGCTTCGTCGTAACTAAAAACGTCGTCGGCGGGACGGTTTTTTGCCCGTTTTCTTTTTGAATATAGGTTTACAATCGCCACTATGGTTCTCTCGTTAAATTGCTGTCGCCGGGATGTAGGCGATACTGATTGTGACTGTGAGTGGTGTCAATTGTTCTTCAGGTGGCGATTGCCGTCGAAAGTTTGGGCAGAAAAATTCGACGCACTGAAATCCGCAATTGATTGGTCGCTCATCCCCCCGGTGGGAGCCATGGCTGACGCCATGGTTCATCGCACGCTGAGAAAAGCAAGTGAGCATCTGGTTCCAAGAGGAGGTGCGCTCCAAATTACAGGCGTCACCTTCTTAGCAACGCCTATTGTTCCACAGGGCACGCCGGTTTGAGACGTCTCACTCGAACCTTTGAGTGTCCCATAAGAATTGTTCTTCCAATTTGGGGCAAGGTGGCATATCAAGTCTTAGACCCAGTGAGACAGGAGTTGCATTGAAATGCTGATAGGATACGCGCGGACCTCGACCCTCGACCAGAAAGCAGGGCTGGAGGCTCAGGAACGTGATCTAATCGCCGCCGGGTGCGAGCGGGTCTTCGTGGAGCAAGTCTCCTCGGTGGACGTGGCGAAGCGGGAGAAGCTAACTGAGGCGCTTGCCTTCGCTCGTGAAGATGACACGCTCGTTGTGACAAAGCTGGACCGTCTGGCTCGCTCCGTGGCGCATCTGGTGGAAATCCTCGGGCACCTTGAGGCGAAAGGTGTAGCGCTGCGCATCCTTGCAATGGGGATCGACACTTCGACGCCCACCGGCAAGCTGATGCTTACGATCCTTGGCGGCGTCGCCGAGTTTGAGCGCGAGATCATGTTGGAACGGCAGCGCGAAGGGATCGCAAAGGCGAAGGCTGCGGGCAAGTACAAGGGCCGCGCGCCGACTGCGCGGGCCAAGGCCGACGAAGTGTTGCGGCTTCACGGCGAGGGTGTCGGCGGAACCGAGATCGCCAAGCGCCTCGGCATCGGTCGGGCAAGCGTCTACCGCATTCTGGACGATGCAAAGGAGGGGAACTCCGCCGCCTCGGCTTGATCGGTTCTTCCTTCCT
It includes:
- a CDS encoding DUF1850 domain-containing protein, whose translation is MSASCLMVGAAMVALASDGQFSLQWMHSVEHEGWREHWQVTDHDTLRLVGAAVKGSGAGMEPGPGGHFEDGWWVWTTDGPDVPTLTLAASGATISGWTLCSKKCETIGADREAPIHIAPCD
- a CDS encoding ferredoxin--NADP reductase; protein product: MMRLIRRALNGVTMYRLMVYYLGLLFVGGLAAGMTGATFLDPAGLLLSLVLAVASAWVTNRLFSIVLKLPTNSESVHITALILALIMPPADIADPTTLAAIVLASLAAIASKFILTIGHKHIFNPVALGAVVAGIGFNTPALWWVGGTQQLLPLVILGGLLVGYKIERLGMIAVYILSNLAAVIATTPPGMMGMALQQTLLYSPLFFAGFAMLTEPLTAAHGRWSRHVYAAIVGVLSCSNIHIGTLYFSPEMAFLVANIYAWAASPKGRFKMKLIGVEEIAANCYEFVFQSDRALKFRAGQYLDWTLGLPKSDTRGNRRTFTIASAPGATSVRVGVKFTPDGSEFKRGLLEMQEGDPIYGSQIAGTFVLPRQREKKLLFIAGGIGITPFRSMIADLLERGEKRDIVLVYANRSADEVAYRELLTRARSELGMKVVYAVSGAPGDASTLPGTVVEGRMDETKLRECVPDLDERRVYVSGASAMVAGFRKTLRNCGVRRRRIHTDAFSGL
- a CDS encoding FAD:protein FMN transferase codes for the protein MGMPITLDIPNSGHTGIHERVFDFFTDVDIRFSPFRPDSEVSRFNAGEVGESALSSQMRDVLEIAHRMREFTDGYFDIRRNDGTIDPSGVVKGWAILGAAQLIEREGFADFCIDAGGDIQVGGRDASRQEWSIGIRNPFAPQEIVKAVKPRGQGVATSGNYIRGDHIYDPHDRARRIEGPVSITVIGRDVLVADLHATAAFAMGDAGIYYIEDLEGVEAYQIHRDGTAVQTTGFKEFVFS
- a CDS encoding FMN-binding protein → MTRWKLPNALSASILAVLLSSTAASAGFFSSFSQPQALPDGAQYQDGTWTGSPVRQYYGYVQAQAHVKNGKISSIDILRAPTDRRTSRYINSKALPMLEREIVMAQNTNVSYISGATLTSQAFLNSVHDALRKSLK
- a CDS encoding STM4504/CBY_0614 family protein, which codes for MAIVNLYSKRKRAKNRPADDVFSYDEASDTLRTQILQMFEEAAENYDPYRSRTDTFAIDPDLLANLVKALRREYGLRKLTPRVYDGEYLLELVQFISECDTDEFLDCVELFCRIVSNDKSVNSAVKEDLIAEVNHRLREAGLGYEYDKEIVRIDSKLVHGSVVKPVIHLLSSDPFFAGAESEFFSAFSHFKDGKHKEAIADALKSFESTMKSILTKRKWQFGPNDTASKLLQACFNHGLVPTYLQTQFTSLKSLLESGVPTVRNKTSGHGQGVSVQNPDEHLTSFALYMTAINIKFLIECDAALP
- a CDS encoding recombinase family protein, coding for MLIGYARTSTLDQKAGLEAQERDLIAAGCERVFVEQVSSVDVAKREKLTEALAFAREDDTLVVTKLDRLARSVAHLVEILGHLEAKGVALRILAMGIDTSTPTGKLMLTILGGVAEFEREIMLERQREGIAKAKAAGKYKGRAPTARAKADEVLRLHGEGVGGTEIAKRLGIGRASVYRILDDAKEGNSAASA